A segment of the Lactobacillus sp. ESL0700 genome:
ATGAAGTTCTCGGCTTTTCAACCAAGACTTCACCACTAGTTGCCGCGCAAAAATACGCAGAGCAGTTTAATGCTCGCCCGCTGCGTGATTTTGCAATTAATGAAACGGGGATTGCTGTTGGCAAACTGCTAAATTTAAAATTAATTCGCACCAAAAAAGGTAGCACAATGGCTTTTGCTACTTTTACTGACTCAACTGATAGACAAGAAATTGTTATTTTTCCTAATGTTTATGAAAAAGTGCAGGATAATCTAAAAGTTGGCAATGTTTATTTGCTGGGGATTAGAATCCAAAATGACCGTTATGATTCAAGTAAAAAGCAGTATATTTTAACTAATTTAAAGACGATTAATTTTAAAGGCTAAATATTTTTTTGCTTAAGTGTTAACAAGTAAGCATTGTTAACGCTAACATTCGAAAAGACCGTTAAATCAGGAAAAATAATCGTTTTTTGTGAGATTTTTTACTAAAAAAATGTTAAAATCTAAATGATGTGAGAAATTACACAATAAATCTTGATGAGGTGAATTCATGAAACGAATTGGTATTTTAACCAGTGGCGGGGATGCTCCAGGAATGAACGCAGCGATTAGGGCTGTTACGAAAACTGCGATTCATCACGGGCTTGGCGTCGTTGGTATTCGTTATGGTTTTGCCGGGTTAGTTGCTGGTGATTTTGTTCCGCTTACTGCGGAAGATGTTGACCACAAAATAAGTTTAGGTGGCACATTCCTTTATAGTGCTCGCTACCCAGAATTTGCACAAGAAGAAGTGCAAAAAAAGGGTGTTGAGCAGCTAAAAAAGCATGGCATTGATACTGTTATCGTTATTGGCGGTGACGGTTCATACCATGGTGCATTAGCTTTAACTCGTCTCGGTATTAATTCAATTGGTCTTCCGGGAACAATTGATAACGATATTCCGTATACTGATTATACAATCGGTTTAGATACTGCATGTACAACTGCGATGCAAGCAATCGATAAGATTCGCGATACTGCAAGCAGCCACCACCGTGTGTTCATTGTTAATGTGATGGGCCGCGGTTGTGGTGATATTGCAATGCGTGTTGGTCTTGCTAGTGGTGCCGATGCAATTGTTGTTCCTGAACGTGAATATGACGTTCAAGAAATTGCTGAAACACTGAAACGTGGCTTTGCAGACGGTAAAGATCATGGTATTGTCGTATTAGCCGAGGGTGTGATGGATGCTAATGACTTTAAGACTGAGCTCTTAAAGTATGGCGACTTTGATGCCCGCGC
Coding sequences within it:
- the pfkA gene encoding 6-phosphofructokinase, whose translation is MKRIGILTSGGDAPGMNAAIRAVTKTAIHHGLGVVGIRYGFAGLVAGDFVPLTAEDVDHKISLGGTFLYSARYPEFAQEEVQKKGVEQLKKHGIDTVIVIGGDGSYHGALALTRLGINSIGLPGTIDNDIPYTDYTIGLDTACTTAMQAIDKIRDTASSHHRVFIVNVMGRGCGDIAMRVGLASGADAIVVPEREYDVQEIAETLKRGFADGKDHGIVVLAEGVMDANDFKTELLKYGDFDARANILGHMQRGGSPSVVDRINATKMGNYAVKLLLDGQGGLAVGMENNKLSTHDILDLFDEKHHSDETLLDINEEMTK